A genomic stretch from Hymenobacter psoromatis includes:
- a CDS encoding threonine synthase has translation MQYYSLNRQSPPVDFRTATLAGQAPDGGLYFPASIPRFSAEFLHSLPLLARADIAYAVMQPYVGDAIPEEDLRRICAETVDFEFPLVPITERIGALELFHGPTLAFKDVGARFMSRCLGYFSRGESAAVTVLVATSGDTGGAVAHGFLGVPGVEVVILYPSGKVSPLQELQLTTLGQNITALEVSGNFDDCQRLVKQAFLDEELTSRRTLTSANSINVARWLPQQLYYLFALQQWALAAPPVIAVPSGNFGNLCAGLLAHASGLPVGHFIAACNANDAGAEYLRTAVFTPKTAVPTLSNAMDVGHPSNFVRILELFEHEHATLSKLLSGYTVSDADTSATIRRVEAARGYLLDPHGAVAFFALENYLREHPAAAGFLLATAHPVKFPEVVEPLIGRKIELPAALRYLLEKPKHSVALPPTYEALREWLLK, from the coding sequence ATGCAGTATTACAGCCTCAACCGCCAGTCGCCGCCCGTTGATTTTCGCACGGCTACCCTTGCCGGGCAGGCACCCGATGGCGGCCTGTACTTCCCCGCAAGCATTCCGCGGTTTTCGGCGGAATTTCTGCACTCCCTACCCCTGCTTGCGCGGGCCGACATCGCCTACGCCGTGATGCAGCCCTACGTGGGCGACGCGATTCCAGAAGAAGACCTGCGCCGCATCTGCGCCGAAACGGTGGATTTCGAGTTTCCGTTGGTGCCCATTACGGAGCGCATCGGGGCGCTGGAATTATTTCACGGGCCGACGCTGGCCTTTAAGGACGTGGGCGCGCGATTTATGAGCCGCTGCCTGGGCTATTTTTCGCGGGGTGAAAGCGCGGCCGTGACGGTGCTGGTGGCTACTTCCGGCGATACGGGCGGGGCCGTGGCGCACGGTTTTTTGGGCGTGCCGGGCGTGGAGGTCGTCATTCTCTACCCCTCGGGCAAGGTGAGCCCGCTGCAGGAATTGCAGCTCACCACGCTGGGTCAAAATATTACAGCTCTGGAGGTTAGCGGTAATTTTGATGACTGCCAGCGACTGGTGAAACAGGCATTTTTGGATGAGGAATTAACCAGCCGCCGCACGCTTACCTCAGCCAATAGCATTAATGTGGCGCGCTGGCTGCCGCAGCAGCTCTATTATTTGTTTGCGCTGCAACAGTGGGCGCTGGCCGCGCCGCCGGTTATCGCGGTGCCGAGCGGCAACTTTGGCAACCTGTGCGCGGGGTTGCTGGCCCACGCCTCGGGGCTGCCGGTGGGCCACTTTATCGCGGCCTGCAACGCCAACGACGCGGGCGCGGAGTATCTGCGCACGGCCGTTTTCACGCCCAAAACGGCAGTCCCTACCCTCTCCAACGCGATGGACGTGGGCCACCCCAGCAACTTCGTGCGCATCCTCGAACTGTTTGAGCACGAGCACGCTACCCTAAGCAAATTGCTGAGTGGTTATACGGTGAGCGATGCCGATACCAGCGCCACCATCCGGCGCGTGGAGGCAGCGCGCGGCTACCTGCTGGACCCACACGGCGCGGTGGCGTTTTTTGCGCTGGAAAATTACTTGCGGGAGCACCCGGCCGCCGCGGGCTTTCTGCTGGCCACGGCCCACCCGGTGAAATTCCCGGAGGTGGTGGAGCCGCTCATCGGGCGGAAGATTGAGCTGCCGGCCGCCCTGCGTTATTTACTGGAAAAGCCCAAGCACAGCGTTGCCTTACCGCCTACTTATGAGGCGCTGCGCGAGTGGCTGCTGAAGTAG
- a CDS encoding bifunctional aspartokinase I/homoserine dehydrogenase I has translation MQVLKFGGTSVASAENIGKVIAIVTRALAQGPVMLVVSALGGTTDALIQAGRAAASGNESFRQTLRQLEARHLTATEVLLPTPPAQADIQPWLTAQFAELALLADGIFALGELSPRTLDRLMSYGELLSSRIVVAAFQARGVAAAWADSRQLIRTNSRFGMAQVDEAVTGEQVLDFQGQTADNLWVAPGFIAADAEGHTTTLGRGGSDYTAAILAAALNAEKLEIWTDVSGMLTADPRLVRSARPIARISYEEAMELSHFGAKVLYAPTVQPVRQRGIPMWIKNTFAPSDYGTLVEVSPPPSLGVVRGLSSIGHLALLNLEGSGMVGVPGFSARLFAALARARINVVLITQSSSEHSICVGVSEGDVPTAQGVVNEEFGAEITAGRLEPLRPETGLAIVALVGDNMRNHPGISGRLFSALGHNGVNIRAIAQGASERNISTVIRADDVRKAINVLHEEFFEATYKQVNLFILGPGNVGGKLLGQLAQQQAYLREKLGLDLRVVAIANSRHCLVSDEGGLDLRTWPADLDAAPRLTLEEFTELIISKNLRNSIFVDVTANPAAAGQYAPLLAKSIAVVACNKVAASADYASYRHLKQLAQDFNTKYLFETNVGAALPVIGTLGDLTRSGDVVRRMQAVLSGTLNFVFNNYDGSRPFAEVVRQAQDEGYTEPDPRLDLNGSDVARKILILAREAGQALEMSDVANASFLPPSCLDGDVAAFYEQLAVHEPHFRALYDAAASQGQRLKFVAQYADRKASVGLQAIAPGHDLYELRGKDNVVLFYTDRYPEQPLVVKGAGAGAEVTASGVFADIIRAARL, from the coding sequence ATGCAAGTTTTGAAGTTCGGGGGCACATCGGTGGCCTCCGCCGAAAACATCGGAAAAGTTATTGCCATCGTGACGCGCGCGCTGGCCCAGGGACCAGTGATGCTGGTGGTGTCGGCGCTGGGCGGCACCACCGATGCGCTCATTCAGGCCGGCCGCGCGGCGGCCAGCGGCAACGAGAGCTTCCGCCAAACGTTGCGCCAGCTCGAAGCCCGTCACCTCACCGCCACCGAGGTGCTGCTCCCTACCCCCCCCGCGCAGGCCGATATTCAGCCCTGGCTCACCGCCCAATTCGCGGAGCTGGCCTTGCTGGCCGACGGCATTTTTGCCCTGGGCGAACTGTCGCCGCGCACCCTGGACCGGTTGATGAGCTACGGCGAATTGCTGTCGTCGCGCATCGTGGTAGCCGCGTTTCAGGCGCGGGGCGTGGCCGCCGCCTGGGCCGATAGCCGGCAGCTCATCCGCACCAACTCGCGCTTCGGCATGGCGCAGGTGGACGAGGCCGTAACTGGCGAGCAGGTGCTTGATTTTCAAGGACAAACCGCTGATAATCTGTGGGTAGCGCCCGGCTTCATCGCCGCCGATGCCGAGGGCCACACCACCACGCTGGGCCGGGGCGGCTCCGACTACACGGCGGCCATTCTAGCGGCAGCCTTAAACGCCGAGAAGCTCGAAATCTGGACCGACGTGAGCGGGATGCTCACCGCCGACCCGCGCCTGGTGCGCTCGGCGCGGCCAATTGCGCGCATCAGCTACGAGGAGGCGATGGAGCTGTCGCACTTCGGGGCCAAGGTGCTGTACGCGCCCACGGTGCAGCCGGTGCGCCAGCGCGGCATTCCGATGTGGATTAAAAACACCTTTGCGCCAAGTGATTACGGCACGCTGGTGGAAGTATCGCCGCCGCCCAGCCTGGGGGTAGTGCGCGGCTTATCGAGCATCGGTCACCTGGCGCTGCTCAACCTGGAAGGCAGCGGTATGGTGGGCGTGCCGGGCTTTTCGGCGCGGCTGTTCGCGGCGCTGGCGCGGGCGCGCATCAACGTGGTGCTCATCACCCAAAGCTCTTCCGAACATAGCATTTGCGTGGGCGTGAGCGAGGGCGACGTGCCCACCGCGCAGGGGGTAGTAAATGAGGAGTTTGGGGCCGAGATAACGGCGGGCCGGCTGGAGCCGCTGCGGCCCGAAACCGGGCTGGCGATAGTGGCGCTGGTGGGCGACAACATGCGCAACCATCCCGGCATCAGTGGGCGCTTGTTTAGTGCGCTGGGGCACAATGGGGTGAATATCCGGGCCATCGCGCAGGGTGCGAGCGAACGTAATATCTCCACCGTGATTCGGGCCGACGACGTGCGCAAGGCCATCAACGTGCTGCACGAGGAGTTTTTTGAGGCGACGTATAAACAGGTCAATCTCTTTATTTTAGGTCCCGGCAACGTGGGTGGCAAGCTGCTGGGCCAGTTGGCGCAGCAGCAAGCGTATTTGCGCGAAAAGCTGGGCCTCGACCTGCGCGTGGTGGCCATTGCCAACAGCCGGCACTGCCTGGTGAGCGACGAAGGCGGCCTCGACCTGCGCACCTGGCCCGCCGACCTGGACGCCGCGCCGCGCCTGACGCTGGAAGAGTTTACCGAATTGATTATCAGCAAGAACCTGCGCAATTCCATCTTCGTGGACGTGACGGCCAACCCGGCCGCCGCCGGCCAGTACGCGCCGCTGCTGGCCAAAAGCATCGCCGTGGTGGCGTGTAATAAAGTGGCTGCTTCGGCCGACTACGCCAGCTACCGCCACCTCAAGCAATTGGCCCAGGATTTCAACACGAAATACCTGTTTGAAACCAACGTGGGCGCGGCCCTACCCGTCATCGGCACGCTCGGCGACCTCACGCGCAGCGGCGACGTGGTGCGCCGGATGCAGGCCGTGCTGTCGGGCACGCTCAACTTTGTATTTAACAATTACGACGGCTCGCGACCCTTTGCCGAGGTGGTGCGCCAGGCCCAGGACGAAGGCTATACCGAGCCCGACCCGCGCCTCGACCTCAACGGCTCGGACGTAGCCCGCAAAATCCTCATCCTGGCCCGCGAGGCCGGCCAGGCCCTGGAAATGAGCGACGTAGCCAACGCGAGCTTCCTACCCCCCTCCTGCCTCGACGGCGACGTGGCGGCCTTTTATGAACAGCTGGCGGTACACGAGCCGCACTTCCGCGCCCTCTACGACGCAGCCGCCAGCCAGGGCCAGCGCCTCAAGTTCGTGGCCCAGTACGCCGATAGGAAGGCTTCGGTGGGTTTGCAAGCTATCGCGCCCGGCCACGATTTGTACGAGCTGCGCGGCAAAGACAACGTGGTGCTTTTTTACACCGACCGCTACCCCGAGCAGCCGCTGGTGGTGAAGGGCGCGGGCGCCGGTGCCGAGGTCACGGCTAGCGGGGTTTTCGCCGATATTATTCGGGCAGCTCGCTTATAA
- a CDS encoding aminotransferase class I and II: protein MLLPTPPRTVEVTRYITPLREGGSLPALVEADDGFLYVLKFRGAGQGIKVLIAELLVGELARALGLRVPELVFAELSEAFGRTEPDEEIQDLLRASTGQNLALHFLSGASTFDPLVTTVDAPTASLIVWLDCLTLNVDRTARNTNLLLWHQELWLIDHGAALYVHHTGPQWVGSATRPFPSVKDHVLLPQATALAAADATGRARLTPAVLAAIIALVPDEWLQEPDRTPDEQRAQYQQFLEARLGVSATFTHEADHARQALV from the coding sequence ATGCTCCTCCCTACCCCCCCGCGCACCGTCGAAGTCACGCGCTATATCACGCCGCTGCGCGAGGGCGGCTCGCTGCCCGCCCTGGTTGAGGCCGACGACGGGTTTCTGTACGTGCTCAAGTTTCGGGGCGCGGGCCAGGGCATTAAGGTGCTGATTGCGGAACTGCTGGTGGGCGAGCTGGCCCGCGCGCTGGGCCTGCGCGTGCCCGAGCTGGTGTTTGCCGAACTGAGCGAAGCCTTCGGCCGCACCGAGCCCGACGAGGAAATCCAGGACCTGCTGCGCGCCAGCACCGGCCAGAATCTGGCGCTGCATTTCCTGTCCGGGGCCAGCACCTTCGACCCGCTCGTGACCACCGTGGACGCGCCAACGGCCTCGCTCATCGTGTGGCTCGATTGCCTCACGCTGAACGTGGACCGCACCGCCCGCAACACCAACCTGCTGCTCTGGCACCAGGAATTGTGGCTGATTGACCACGGCGCGGCGCTCTACGTGCATCACACCGGGCCGCAGTGGGTGGGGTCGGCCACCCGGCCGTTTCCGTCGGTGAAAGACCACGTGCTGCTGCCCCAGGCCACCGCCCTCGCGGCGGCCGATGCTACGGGCCGCGCTCGCCTCACGCCCGCCGTTTTGGCCGCCATCATCGCCCTCGTGCCCGATGAATGGCTGCAAGAGCCCGACCGCACGCCCGACGAGCAGCGCGCTCAGTACCAGCAGTTTCTGGAAGCGCGCCTGGGCGTTTCCGCCACGTTTACCCACGAAGCCGACCATGCCCGCCAAGCACTTGTTTGA
- a CDS encoding homoserine kinase gives MTLPSSVTVHAPATIANVGCGFDVLGLCLTAPYDTVRLTRRDQPGLVVKHLDDYDLPTDPNRNVAGAALLAFLRAVPEPLGFEVEITKGIRPGSGIGSSAASAAGAVVAANALLGNRFSHKELIDMAMYGEAVASGVRHADNIAPAICGGFTLVRAVQPVLDVVALPPPPLWVAVVHPQFEVRTKEARAVLPTSVPLSLAVRQWANVGGLVAGFLTHDNELIARALEDYIVEPARASLIPGLGDAKRLALEAGALGGGISGSGPSIFMLNKDEATAHAAAEALGSVYRKMGIDFHLHVGPIAGQGARVVA, from the coding sequence ATGACTCTCCCTTCCTCCGTCACCGTTCACGCGCCCGCTACCATTGCCAACGTGGGCTGCGGCTTCGACGTGCTGGGCCTGTGCCTCACCGCGCCCTACGACACCGTGCGCCTGACGCGGCGCGACCAGCCGGGCCTGGTAGTCAAGCATTTGGACGACTACGACCTGCCCACTGACCCCAATCGCAACGTGGCCGGCGCGGCGTTGCTGGCGTTTTTGCGCGCGGTGCCCGAGCCGCTGGGCTTTGAGGTCGAGATTACCAAGGGCATTCGGCCGGGCAGCGGCATCGGTAGCAGCGCGGCCAGCGCGGCGGGCGCGGTGGTGGCGGCCAACGCGCTGCTGGGCAACCGGTTTTCGCATAAAGAATTGATTGACATGGCGATGTATGGCGAGGCCGTGGCCTCGGGCGTGCGCCACGCCGACAACATCGCGCCCGCCATTTGCGGGGGCTTCACGCTGGTGCGGGCGGTGCAGCCGGTGCTCGATGTGGTGGCCCTACCCCCCCCGCCGCTGTGGGTGGCGGTGGTGCATCCGCAGTTTGAGGTGAGGACCAAAGAGGCCCGCGCCGTGCTGCCCACCAGCGTGCCGCTGAGCCTGGCCGTGCGGCAGTGGGCCAACGTGGGTGGCCTGGTGGCGGGCTTCCTCACCCACGATAATGAGCTGATTGCCCGCGCCCTGGAGGACTACATCGTGGAGCCGGCCCGCGCCTCGCTCATCCCCGGCCTGGGCGATGCCAAGCGGCTGGCGCTAGAAGCCGGCGCGCTGGGCGGCGGCATTTCGGGCTCGGGACCGTCGATTTTTATGCTCAATAAAGACGAGGCCACGGCCCACGCCGCCGCCGAGGCGCTGGGCAGCGTGTACCGCAAAATGGGCATTGATTTTCACCTGCACGTGGGGCCGATTGCGGGCCAGGGCGCGCGGGTGGTGGCCTAA
- a CDS encoding amine oxidase has protein sequence MAGLACATWLHRARRPVLVLEAADAVGGRVRTDVTPDGFRLDRGFQILLTNYPEARRMFDYGALRLKSFRSGAVIQLPDGQETTLENPLHAPLMAFAALASPIGTAKDKLLIGKLVAQLAGRPPEQLLAQPSVTTLEFLRQYGWSEQIIDCFFRPFFGGVYLDRELGTASNFFEFVFQQFMQGSVAVPKLGIQQLPEQLAGRLPAGTIRLNTPVAAVAEGGRLVHLADGETLAAAAVVLATDGPAAARLLGADLPAPPIPAARPTTCTYFATAGPAPSHGRNILHLNALPGALVHNVSFPAESGASVAPAGQGLVSVSTHGEHGLSEEELTARLRTELVAWFGPMAHLWRHLRTYRIEQALPVYAPGQPMQQQLRLSDTLFRCGDWVSYPSLNAALGTGRQVAEMLLAQ, from the coding sequence ATGGCGGGGCTGGCCTGCGCCACCTGGCTGCACCGGGCGAGACGGCCCGTGCTGGTGCTTGAAGCCGCCGATGCCGTGGGCGGCCGGGTGCGCACCGACGTCACGCCCGACGGCTTTCGGCTCGACCGGGGCTTCCAGATTTTACTTACCAACTACCCCGAGGCGCGGCGCATGTTCGACTACGGCGCGCTGCGGCTGAAATCCTTTCGCTCGGGCGCGGTCATTCAATTGCCCGATGGGCAGGAGACTACCCTCGAAAACCCACTGCACGCGCCGCTTATGGCGTTTGCGGCGCTGGCCTCGCCCATCGGCACTGCCAAGGATAAGCTCCTGATTGGCAAGCTGGTAGCGCAGCTGGCGGGCCGGCCTCCCGAGCAGCTGCTGGCCCAGCCCAGCGTGACTACGCTGGAGTTTTTGCGTCAGTACGGTTGGAGCGAGCAGATTATCGACTGCTTTTTCCGGCCCTTCTTCGGCGGCGTGTATCTTGACCGCGAGCTGGGCACGGCCAGCAACTTCTTTGAGTTTGTATTTCAGCAGTTTATGCAGGGCTCGGTGGCTGTGCCGAAGCTGGGTATTCAGCAGTTGCCGGAGCAGTTGGCCGGCCGCCTGCCCGCCGGCACCATTCGCCTGAACACACCCGTGGCCGCCGTGGCCGAAGGTGGCCGTCTGGTGCACCTGGCCGATGGCGAAACGCTAGCGGCCGCCGCCGTGGTGCTGGCTACCGATGGCCCCGCCGCCGCCCGACTGCTCGGGGCCGACCTGCCCGCGCCGCCTATCCCCGCCGCCCGGCCCACTACCTGCACCTACTTCGCCACGGCCGGCCCCGCGCCCAGCCACGGCCGCAATATCCTGCATCTCAACGCGCTGCCCGGTGCGCTGGTGCACAATGTGTCCTTCCCTGCCGAGTCGGGGGCCAGCGTGGCACCGGCCGGCCAGGGCCTGGTGTCGGTGAGCACGCACGGCGAGCACGGCTTGTCGGAGGAAGAGCTGACGGCCCGCCTGCGCACAGAATTGGTCGCCTGGTTTGGGCCGATGGCCCACCTGTGGCGGCATTTGCGCACCTACCGCATCGAGCAGGCGCTGCCCGTGTACGCGCCCGGCCAGCCCATGCAGCAGCAATTGCGGCTGAGCGACACGCTGTTTCGCTGCGGCGATTGGGTCAGCTACCCCTCGCTCAACGCCGCGCTGGGCACCGGCCGGCAGGTGGCGGAGATGCTCCTGGCACAGTAA
- a CDS encoding amino acid dehydrogenase, with protein sequence MQDLLAQFEQKRPEIVFEWQDPETEAEGWVVINSLRGGAAGGGTRMRKGLDKREVESLAKTMEIKFTVSGPAIGGAKSGINFDPQDPRKRGVLERWYKAVIPLLKAYYGTGGDLNVDEIHEVIPLTEDYGLWHPQEGVVNGHYRATEPQKIQKLGQLRQGVVKVLEDSAFTPSLARKYTVADLITGYGVAEAVRHFYALWGGREVAGKRVLIQGWGNVGAAAAYYLASQGARIVGIIDRAGGLLRPAGLPLDEVRALFLGRAGNALAAPDLLSFEEINQRIWSAGAEIFVPAAASRLVTRAQVEALVASGLEVISCGANVPFADPAIFFGPTGEWADAHCAVIPDFIANCGMARVFAYLMETGAEITDQAIFQDTSRVIEAALARTRQQSADATGIAQRSFEMALRQLV encoded by the coding sequence ATGCAAGACCTCCTCGCTCAATTTGAGCAAAAACGCCCCGAAATCGTGTTTGAATGGCAGGACCCCGAAACCGAAGCCGAAGGCTGGGTGGTGATAAACTCGCTGCGCGGCGGCGCGGCCGGCGGCGGCACCCGGATGCGCAAAGGGCTGGACAAGCGCGAGGTCGAGAGCCTGGCCAAGACGATGGAAATCAAGTTTACCGTCTCCGGCCCGGCCATTGGCGGGGCCAAGTCGGGCATCAACTTCGACCCGCAGGACCCCCGCAAGCGCGGCGTGCTGGAGCGCTGGTACAAGGCCGTAATTCCTTTGCTGAAAGCTTATTACGGCACCGGCGGCGACCTCAACGTGGACGAGATTCACGAGGTAATTCCGCTCACCGAGGACTACGGCCTTTGGCACCCGCAGGAGGGGGTAGTGAATGGCCACTACCGCGCCACCGAGCCCCAGAAAATCCAGAAGCTCGGCCAGCTGCGTCAGGGCGTCGTTAAGGTACTTGAAGACAGCGCCTTCACCCCCAGCCTGGCCCGCAAATACACCGTGGCCGACCTCATCACCGGCTACGGCGTGGCCGAGGCGGTGCGCCACTTCTACGCTTTGTGGGGGGGTAGGGAGGTCGCCGGCAAGCGCGTCCTCATTCAGGGCTGGGGCAACGTGGGCGCGGCGGCGGCCTACTATTTAGCCAGCCAGGGCGCGCGCATCGTGGGCATTATTGACCGGGCGGGCGGCCTGCTGCGGCCCGCAGGGCTGCCGCTGGACGAGGTGCGGGCGCTGTTTCTGGGCCGCGCTGGCAACGCGTTGGCCGCGCCCGATTTGCTGTCGTTTGAAGAAATCAATCAGCGCATCTGGTCGGCCGGGGCCGAGATTTTCGTGCCCGCCGCCGCCTCGCGGCTCGTGACGCGGGCGCAGGTGGAGGCGCTGGTGGCGAGTGGCTTAGAAGTTATTTCGTGCGGGGCCAACGTGCCGTTTGCCGACCCGGCCATTTTTTTCGGCCCCACCGGCGAGTGGGCCGACGCGCACTGCGCCGTCATCCCCGATTTCATCGCCAACTGCGGCATGGCCCGCGTCTTCGCCTACCTCATGGAGACGGGCGCGGAAATCACCGACCAGGCCATTTTTCAGGACACTTCGCGGGTGATTGAGGCCGCCCTGGCCCGCACCCGCCAGCAGAGCGCCGACGCCACGGGCATCGCCCAGCGCTCGTTTGAAATGGCGCTGCGGCAGCTGGTGTAG
- a CDS encoding homogentisate 1,2-dioxygenase has translation MPIYHKLGRLPHTRHTVFEKPGGGLYYEQLFGTIGFEGMSSLMYHLRRPTTVKEIVGETDLTPKIAVEKSIKARLLKGFEVPPQDDYLAARTPVLVNGDVHISLAAPRQSLTQYFYKNADADELLFIHKGGGRLRTQLGNIRFEPGDYLLIPRGIIYQIEFDSEDNRLFIVESFHPLYTPKRYRNHFGQLLEHAPYSERDYKLPTELETHDELGDFTVKIKKQGMLHELVYPSHPFDVVGWDGYNYPYGMNIRDFQPITGKVHQPPPVHQQFETKAFVVCSFVPRLFDYHPRAIPAPYHHSNIDSDELLYYVDGNFMSRNNIAAGHLTLHPGGIPHGPAPGAYERSIGKTGTDEWAVMIDTFRPLMLTEAALKLDDGVYYKSWLEPASPAAATDDQRLERPE, from the coding sequence ATGCCCATTTACCACAAGCTTGGCCGGCTGCCGCACACGCGCCACACGGTGTTTGAGAAGCCCGGCGGCGGGCTGTATTACGAGCAGCTGTTTGGCACCATCGGCTTCGAGGGCATGTCGTCGCTGATGTACCATTTGCGCCGGCCCACGACGGTGAAGGAGATTGTGGGCGAGACGGATTTGACGCCCAAAATCGCGGTGGAGAAAAGCATTAAGGCGCGGCTGCTCAAGGGCTTTGAGGTGCCGCCGCAGGACGACTACCTGGCGGCCCGCACGCCGGTGCTGGTCAATGGCGACGTGCATATTTCACTGGCCGCGCCGCGCCAGTCGCTCACGCAGTATTTCTACAAAAATGCCGACGCCGATGAGCTGCTGTTCATCCATAAAGGGGGGGGTAGGCTGCGCACGCAGCTTGGCAACATCCGGTTTGAGCCGGGTGATTATTTGCTGATTCCGCGCGGCATTATCTACCAGATTGAATTCGATTCGGAAGATAATCGGCTGTTTATTGTGGAGTCGTTTCACCCGCTGTACACGCCCAAGCGCTACCGTAACCACTTTGGCCAGCTGCTGGAGCACGCGCCGTATTCGGAGCGCGATTACAAGCTGCCCACCGAGCTGGAAACGCACGACGAGCTGGGCGATTTCACGGTTAAAATCAAGAAGCAGGGCATGTTGCACGAGCTGGTGTACCCGAGCCACCCGTTTGACGTGGTGGGTTGGGACGGGTATAATTATCCCTACGGGATGAATATCCGCGATTTTCAGCCCATTACGGGCAAGGTTCACCAGCCGCCGCCCGTGCATCAGCAGTTTGAGACGAAGGCGTTTGTGGTGTGCTCGTTCGTGCCGCGGCTGTTCGATTATCACCCGCGGGCCATTCCGGCACCCTACCACCACTCCAACATCGACTCAGATGAGCTGCTGTATTATGTGGATGGCAATTTTATGTCGCGCAACAACATCGCGGCGGGTCACCTCACGCTGCACCCCGGCGGCATTCCGCACGGCCCCGCGCCGGGCGCTTACGAGCGCAGCATCGGCAAAACCGGCACCGACGAGTGGGCCGTAATGATTGACACTTTCCGGCCGCTCATGCTGACCGAAGCGGCGCTGAAACTCGATGATGGCGTGTATTATAAGTCGTGGCTGGAACCCGCCAGCCCCGCCGCCGCCACCGACGACCAGCGCCTCGAACGGCCCGAATAA
- a CDS encoding 4-hydroxyphenylpyruvate dioxygenase, with product MEPLIAQELKQRAATDFLPLLGTDHLEFYVGNAKQAAYYYKAAFGFQTVAYAGPETGVRGRASYVVQQGKIRLVLTTAMHSNHVISEHVKLHGDGIKILALLVEDAYESYKKTMSRGARSYQEPRTLTDEFGEVRTAGIYTYGETVHLFVERKNYHGAFLPGYVAQQSAFSPTPAGLLYVDHCVGNVGWNRMNDTVRWYEHVMGFANILSFDDKQITTEYSALMSKVMSNGNGYVKFPINEPAEGKKKSQIEEYLNFYEGEGVQHIAVATADIIGTVRELRSRGVEFLNTPDSYYDTLLARVGAIDEDVETLRAQRVMVDRDEEGYLLQIFTKPVEDRPTVFFEIIQRKGAKSFGAGNFKALFESIEREQDLRGNL from the coding sequence ATGGAACCCCTTATCGCCCAAGAGCTTAAGCAGCGCGCTGCTACCGACTTCCTACCCCTGCTCGGCACCGACCACCTCGAATTTTACGTGGGCAATGCCAAGCAGGCGGCCTATTACTACAAGGCGGCGTTCGGGTTCCAGACGGTGGCCTACGCCGGCCCCGAAACGGGCGTGCGCGGCCGCGCCAGCTACGTGGTGCAGCAGGGCAAAATCCGGCTGGTGCTCACGACTGCCATGCACTCCAACCACGTGATAAGTGAGCACGTGAAGCTGCACGGCGACGGCATTAAAATCCTGGCCCTGTTGGTGGAAGACGCTTATGAGAGCTATAAAAAGACCATGAGCCGCGGCGCCCGCAGCTACCAGGAGCCGCGCACGCTGACCGATGAATTTGGGGAGGTGCGCACGGCTGGCATCTACACTTATGGCGAAACGGTGCACCTTTTCGTGGAGCGCAAAAACTACCACGGCGCGTTTTTGCCCGGCTACGTGGCCCAGCAATCGGCCTTTAGCCCTACCCCCGCCGGCCTGCTCTACGTGGACCATTGCGTGGGCAATGTGGGCTGGAACCGCATGAACGACACCGTGCGGTGGTACGAGCACGTGATGGGCTTCGCCAACATCCTGAGCTTTGATGATAAGCAGATTACGACCGAATATTCGGCCCTGATGAGCAAGGTGATGAGCAACGGCAACGGCTACGTGAAATTTCCCATCAACGAGCCGGCCGAGGGCAAGAAAAAGTCGCAGATTGAGGAATACCTCAACTTTTACGAGGGCGAGGGCGTGCAACACATCGCGGTGGCTACCGCCGATATTATCGGCACGGTGCGCGAGCTGCGTAGCCGCGGCGTGGAATTTCTCAACACCCCCGACAGCTACTACGACACGCTGCTGGCCCGCGTGGGTGCCATCGACGAGGACGTGGAAACCCTGCGCGCCCAGCGCGTGATGGTTGACCGCGACGAGGAAGGCTACCTGCTCCAGATTTTTACCAAGCCGGTGGAGGACCGCCCCACGGTGTTCTTCGAAATCATTCAGCGCAAAGGGGCCAAGAGCTTCGGCGCGGGCAATTTCAAAGCGCTGTTTGAGAGCATCGAGCGCGAGCAGGATTTACGGGGGAATTTGTAG